The genomic interval aactttttgATATGTTTAGGAATAATCTATTATACGTAAATTCAAGTTTAAAGTCCAATTACACATTTTGAACGTTTATAAGTGTAGtagatacaaatttaaaaatgtagagactaaatttatagTATGACCTTTCGTTGATATGTTTGTTTGGATGTCCAGTTCAAAAATTGGATTCATCTCAATATAGTTATAAAAAGAAAGATAGAACGATGATACATGTGAACGAGAATtcatagaaaatgaaaaataaggcAAAGAAATATGGAGTTATAGATGAAATAGCAAGGAGTAAGCCTGAAGTGAGTCTTTGACCGTCTATCTCATGTTTCTTTGGCTCGATTAATATACTACCCTACTCCGTTCCGTTCGAGTCCTTTTCTTGCAAAATCTAAAACGGACCCACATCTTTCCCGTTCCGTTCCTTGGAAGATAAGGTGGAAACCTAGTCAGCAATTACTCACATTCCTATCCAAATTAAACATGAACATGTCTTTCActataacaacaattttgcCGCGCGTTTCAACGGTCGCCACCTGTTTCTCTAAATCCTCCGGCGTACTCTTTCAAACATTCCCCACTTGCTCCCCCAACGCGCGTGTTCTTCACGTCAACCTTTCACCGGCTGTGTACCCAAACTCCCCTCTTCTTCAATCCTTTCCGCAGTCCAGCAGCGCGTGAAAAGTTAACCGTTTCCTTACTTGGTGAAATCCCGAAAATACCCTCACTGACAGTTGAAGCCTCGTTTTCATCGTTTCGGTACGTCGACCGGCGCGTGGAAAATTACAGTTCTTTATAGAGAGTGAATTCCCGAAAATGCCCTCATCGACGGTTTAAACCCCACTCGAGCTCCTCCCCCACTGCAAATCCTTTGTAACAAAAGGATTTTTCTCTCCGCTTTCACAAAACAATCGAGGAAATCATAATACAATGGACACTCAGATTCAAgcttcattatcttcttcttcttccattgaaTCTACAGATGCCGCGGATCGTGAATCTGGGAATTTCgggtttgtttctacaaatgtcGAGATCTACGTTTCGGTTTCGGTTTCAATTTGGGTTTTGTTTCTTGTTCTCAAGTCGCGTTTGTTGTGGTTTTAGGTGTTTGCATTATCGAAGGAGATGCAAGATTAAAGCGCCTTGTTGCGATGAGATCTTTGATTGTAGGCATTGTCATAATGAAGCTaaggtttaaattttattaaaatgttgGTTCTTTTAACTACGTTTTGGTAATTGATTTTGGTGTTGgagttttcttttcatcttcttattGCCGTGTTGATTTGATCAGAACTCCCTTGAATTGGGAACTCTTGATCCACATGATGTTCCTCGCCATCAAGTTCAGAAGGTTTGCATTCTTCTAATTTTATGTTTGAGAAAATTTTAGGTCTCAGCTTTGATATCTATTTAGGCTCTGTAATAATTTTGGTAACagttttgttcttatttttctGCTCTTGAAATATCCGAGCTTGTTTTCTCCTGAATGTGTACTATAGTTCTCACATTTTTTTGGAATAAGGACttaattcttagttaaattctaaaaataaaaacaatcattGATAAccttattttagttttcaaatcttGACTtagcttttgaaaaaaaatagtggAAAGTGGATAAAAAAATAGTCGTAGGTGGAAGTGGTGTTTATAtgcttaaatttaaaaaataaaaaactacaactcaaatagttactaaacgtggtcttattttttagtttttgaatttttataaattttttaaattttgtaaaaactcCGGATAAGtagcccaaaaaaaaaaaatggtagtgtttataaacttaattttcaaaaccaaaaactaaaaaataaatagttacaaaatgcctttaattttctttccaccAGACATGCTCTAGATTTGATTTCTATGTTCAATGATTCGATCTGTGGTAGATGACATTATAGATCTTTAATCAATCTGAATTGGGGAAACTAGAAAAAGCGACTTTTATAATAGTGGGTGAAAGGTTTggcattttttaactttttgaaaagTTTGAACATGACTTAACGAAGATGGTATTTCCATAGAACCATAACTTAATTCTGAAGCAAACCtgtcacttttatttttcaagaaaaaagcACCATTATGAAGTTTCTTATGAGTCTGCATTTGGTACAAACTCAAAAAGTAATCCATTTTAacaagtggacaatatcatatcatttTAAAGTACAAAAGGATCGACACTATTGTCCTAATGTTGTATAAGCTGGACTACTTGAAGAAAGTGTTGAATTCACATCTTCAAAAAGTATGCTAGTTAGTTTCATCTTTTCTCCTCTAGTAACTAACCGTATGTTGTCTTTTATTGCACCTTCAGGTTATCTGTTCCTTATGTGATACAGAACAAGATGTGAGTTCCATGAGAATGACAttgtaattgaaacatactGAGAAACAGAACTTTAAACGGGTATAATTAACTTGTTGAGTTCTTTTTTATTCCAAGCAGGTTCAGCAGTACTGCATGAACTGTGGAGTCTGTTTTGGGAAGTACTTCTGCAGCATATGCAAATTCTTTGATGACGACGTGAGTTAGGACCTACCGTTTTTTTGCacttaaaaacacttttttgaaCTCTTAAAAAATCATCCCAAGAATGCTCTTAATAATCATATAGTATAGTGTAGTATTTCATATTTCTGCTGAAATTTTAACTCGCTGAGAAACAACATTCTGCTAGTCACTTTCTGATGCAACGTTTCCTTTCTAATTGCTTCAGTTTGTTCCCTTTTCAGGTTTCAAAGAGTCAATATCATTGTGATGAATGCGGAATCTGCAGGTATAAGTTATGCAAACTTTGTGAAATGTGCTTAAATTCAAGGACTTTCTTTTGATTATGCTTATTCAGTATGTTatctttattctattttgcaggactGGGGGGAAGGAAAATTTCTTCCATTGCAAGACATGTGGTGAGCGAGAGACAAAACTCAAACCCAAACCTGAAACAGCTTAAAAAAACAGTTACAAGAAGGTCGAAACTAAATTCTGCATCCTTGCAATGTTTGTTGCAGGATGTTGctattcaaaattaatgaaaGACGGACATCGTTGCATCGAACGAGCAATGCATCATAGCTGCCCTGTCTGCTTTGAGGTAAGGAAATTCGATGCACAACAATGTTTTGTTTCTGGTCGAACATTACTCGATTCATATGTCCAAATTCTTCAA from Benincasa hispida cultivar B227 chromosome 10, ASM972705v1, whole genome shotgun sequence carries:
- the LOC120087812 gene encoding E3 ubiquitin-protein ligase RZFP34-like, whose amino-acid sequence is MDTQIQASLSSSSSIESTDAADRESGNFGCLHYRRRCKIKAPCCDEIFDCRHCHNEAKNSLELGTLDPHDVPRHQVQKVICSLCDTEQDVQQYCMNCGVCFGKYFCSICKFFDDDVSKSQYHCDECGICRTGGKENFFHCKTCGCCYSKLMKDGHRCIERAMHHSCPVCFEFLFDTTKDISVLPCGHTIHLECAKEMESHFQYSCPVCSKSICDMSRLWEKLDRVIASTPMPDMYKNKKVWILCNDCGAEGEVQFHVIAHKCLDCNSYNTKQTIGRRPTASCSSTPVPEIAS